The genomic region gtttggttcaagtaaaaCACGTATGTTCcacacaagttaacacgttacaagcacgtatagatcatggcacaCTTAACAATCAGGTAATGCATCAAGAAGCCCAAATAATATTGGCCCAACCCGTTGTGCGATCCGCCTACTTGTGCgttccacaatgggttgtgcggtTCAACTAACGTAGCCCAACCAGTACCCGGCCCAACATGGCAGTCCAATTGTATACGGCCCAAATACTAAACAAATAAGCCAACTTGTACGGTTCAtacatcttgtgcgactggagTTCATATTGTGCGATCCGGACCTCTTGTACGGTTGGACTGGGTTGTGTGAGCTTGTGacttgggctttaaggcccaacgGTTTAACAATATTAAGCaggtgtgtgtgtggcccaacatcttgtgcgatcagcaccagcttgtgcgatccacaagatgttgtgcgatcatgcataactaaCACCTTGTGCGTCTGGCTTGTGCGACCAGATCAGGTCTTGTATGACCTGGTCTTGTACGATTGAGggaagccttgtgcgatcggttaaTAATCCGAATATTATGCATATCAGTTACAATCATTCAAGTTCCCAAATATGTGATATCAATTAACAGTTAATCGGTTTCCAAATTTATAACAACCAATCAACACAATCAAAGATTCTATCCAACTCTTAAACGATCAAACTAGCATTTTCTAAGcaaattcttatgaaccctaacatGATCATCATCATAAACAATAGCTTATCAACACATATGGTTCGGTCCGATTACTTCAACATACAACCGATTACAATCATTCCATTCTAAATCGTTATGCAGACAATTCCGTGGAGGAGATATGATAACCGGTTAACATCATCATACAATTCCGATTTCATAATCATGTAGCCGATTAACAAGAATATTGTCATTTAACATCATTAACAATCATGTGACTTATTATCATCGATTCCACTAGCATGAACCCTAATGAATTTACTCAATCATATACAAtcaaaacatcatctaacaaaGTAAATAACaccaacactaaccggttgagaggaTGATCCGAACAAATGTCCTCGAAGGAACGGTTGTGCTTGCCGTCGGGTTTGAGGGAGAATGAGAgaactagggttcttgtgtgtgagaatgttatggtaaaagtgtagaatgGTTACAACACATCATGTGTTAATCCACTAgaaggatgggccgaacccaacttgggctgcccattgcttccggttacaagcaatgcggcccaaatggccttgtgcgttCAAGTAGGTGTTGTGCGTTCGTGAGTCTTGTGCGGTCGTGTCACTTGTATAAACACACATTcacatataaataaatataacattcaattaacatagttcacgtaagcacgtaacgttacagaaagtaggttcaaattacgagttgtcacaggcagtgcagggacgcaagagagagagcgggagagaatttctaaatgttttgggctttaattattttattatagtttgaaatattgttaggttcggttaatgggctaagacttagtgggctagctagttaggaatttaagtgggtaaaggtatgggtatttgggtttaatatataaattgataacactttttacctaaggggtgcggacgggattttcgacgggatttagcactaattttttttccccgggggtgcgcccgcccaccttgggttGACTTTAGGTCCGCCCTTGCAACCCAGCCCGGACCGAATTTGAATAGGGTTACATGTTTATGACCCGAAGCGGTTTATTCTCATAACCGGTTTTGAACGAAGTTGATTAAACCGATTCGGTTTACAAGTCAAACCGATTTTGAAAATAAATCCGGTTTATACACATCTATTACCAAATTAACATCTCGCTTTCTCAATAAATTACTATAATTAATCTAGATTTATAAGTTTCGTCATGATAATATTTAGTTAATGCgctaagggtatattagtaatttcacacaaaaactAACAGAAAAGTTACAGCCGTGAGGTACAAGGACGTAAAGTGTAAAAAGATCAAACGTCAGGGACGAAGATGTTAAGGGTGAACGAAATGTGTTAGTTAAGGCAAACCTCATGAACGAAAATTGCACTATACTCTTTATAGGACTAGGATTAAATACAAAGgattctaattgtaagaagggtacaaaggctcctaaaaaacccactacaaaaaaaaaaaaaaaaaacaacccttaaacatccaccaccacccaaaaacctaaacctaaacccccaccccccccccccaaaaaaaaaaaaattctttttttttttttttgtcaagggggtggggggtttaggttttttggtgggggtgggtgttttttttttttttttttttttttggggggggggggttaggtttttttttaggtttttgggggtggggtgggggtttaggttttgggtggtgatgtagtgggtttaattttaggttattggacacttgtcactctataaatccttcttaaacttcttacaattaggagtttttgtagaataacttaacccttATTTAACCCACTCTTTATATAATTCATATTTtgatgtttttatttattttataatacttATAATGTCATCTGGAACCCATGCTACCAATTACCTCTCTTATTAACATTATTTATGTGTGCTTCTTCAGTAGCTTAACAAAATAGAAACAGTACCTTTCTAGTATTACCATATGGGCAAATACACATGTCAATACTTTGATCACGATGGTTTTGACCCAATTATATATCAATACTTTTAAAACGCCCGGTTTTGATCTAAACCCATATGCTATCCGTTTCGCCAAGGCTTAAGTGCAAGTTAAAATCTAGTATGCGGACATGATACCTCCATAAACATGAGGCATAAGGTTCAAATTTAATCAAGTGTTATCAACTCCTTCAGAAACCTATGTGCGTACGTTAAATATAGAAGATGTGACGCGAGCTCTCGATACAAACCAATTACAACAAGATAAGGACCGAAAGATATTGTAAACTTTTAGTCACCTAAGTAATATGTACACTATTTATTAGCAACTTTGACATTGATGGTCATGTTACAATTTTCCGCTTCTTAGGAAATCTATACACTCATCATGTCTTGTCCTACACCGTGTGTGTCGATACATTTCTTCACACACGATATGACAAAAGCGTAATCCCGGGTTCAtcaatataacttttttatcgCTAAGTAGTAACATTATTGCTTTGCTTCAAGGCTCGAGCAGGTTAAGCGTCAACTCTTGTTTCATTTGTACTAGATGTGTCCTAAGGCTGTATTCCTTTGCCTACAGATAAaccaacataaaaaaaaaatcaaaatttataattttaagaAAAATCATATTGAACACATTGAAATCTTTTTACCTGCAAAGAAGCTGCAGAAGTCAATAGAACTTCACATTCATCAAGAAGAGCTCTTTCTTGTGCCACTACAGTAGCAAGTTCAGATGCCAAACAGTTATGTCCCTCCAACTGTATAAACATATTAAAAACTGGTAATTAATATTATGACTACCAAATATTATTAACTAAATAATAAGTTAAGTTATTTCTATGTTTGTATATCAGTTTATACAAATTTCACATACAAACTTCATACCCGAGATAGCGTAGACTGCATAGTGGACCCCATCGTTTGCATTACTTCGAGCGCTGACCGAAGAGACGACTTAACAGTTTGAACATCTACTGTTGCACTGCCTGTTACAGGAAGTCTGAGAGTGCTCGACTTTAGATCTTCGATAGCACCCGATAATGCAAGACTGTGCTCGTTTTCGATTTTAGCCCATTCATTAAGGTAGGCCATCTGAGCCAGAGATATCACAATAAATATATTTTAGCCAAGAGAATATATAAATATAGATATAAGTTATATAACAAGATATAACATCATCGAAACAAATGCCTTACTTGTTGGTTTAAACCCGCGTATAGCTTTAACTTCAATCTCAGCTGATCGAGCTCAATCCGCTTTGCAGCGACTGAATCGTGGAGTTCGGAGGTACTTCTACACACGTTATATAGAGATTTCTGAGCTGTTGATTTCCGAAACTTGAAGGCAGCTTCGGCACAGGCGTTAACATAGCGCCACTGAATTTTCCGGTTATAAAGTAACCGTAGATAATGAGCATCTTCAATCTGATCAGCCactttttttccctttttaaTGTCAGCAACAAATGTAAGAACAGAAACTCTGTTTGAGTTTGAATTGCAGGCTTGTCTCAACGGGCTAGATGGCCTTATGCGAGAAGGACTAGCCCGTTTAGAAGGAGCCGGGCTTATGGGCCTTGATTTTAGGCCCAGCCCAGATTGTTTACTGGGTGAAGACGCCCGGACTCCAGTAGCTGGTAACGATTGAGATCTTGCTGTTAAAGTTGACGAAATAAGATTCGACATTCTCTGTAGATTGTCGAATTCTAACTTCACGGTTACAGGATCACTTGCGGATTTTTGTAGCTGTATTCTGGCGTTTCGATTTGGTGCGATGAAAGCTTTCATCGGCTTATCGGGGATGTCAATGCTTTTGGTCAACACTTTCGAACCGGTTTTGCTAGGCAACCGATTTTCTGACTGAACGACGGCGTTCTTTCCTTTGTGTGGACTTCGTTTTCTCTCGGGTGTTGCCGTTCGTTTTTGTGATACGTTTGATGACGGTTTCAGCGTGCGGTCAGAAAGCACCTGAGGTGGCGGTTTTTCTCGTTTACTTGTGCAAAGAGAAAAGGCGTCCGACATGAACGAAACGCTTAGACTACGCGTTCGTGTTCTTGAAGGCCATAACGTTTCTGGTAGTTTACCACTCGTTGCCACTTTTCGGGCTGCCAGTTCTGTGTTAACAGATGTCTCATGGACCGGGGTAAACGGGTGTGAatgtgatggtgatggtgatggtgatggtgattgTGGTGTGGTGGGCCGTCTTCTTTCGGTGGATACTGGTCTTGTCGAAACAGGCAGGGGCGTTTTTGTACATGTTTTCGGCGTATAAGGGGAAGGACAACGCCTCGGTGTGGGTGATTTATACC from Helianthus annuus cultivar XRQ/B chromosome 10, HanXRQr2.0-SUNRISE, whole genome shotgun sequence harbors:
- the LOC110886585 gene encoding AUGMIN subunit 8; the protein is MWSNSNRVCVSEPNQKIEKNVGSRYKSPTPRRCPSPYTPKTCTKTPLPVSTRPVSTERRRPTTPQSPSPSPSPSHSHPFTPVHETSVNTELAARKVATSGKLPETLWPSRTRTRSLSVSFMSDAFSLCTSKREKPPPQVLSDRTLKPSSNVSQKRTATPERKRSPHKGKNAVVQSENRLPSKTGSKVLTKSIDIPDKPMKAFIAPNRNARIQLQKSASDPVTVKLEFDNLQRMSNLISSTLTARSQSLPATGVRASSPSKQSGLGLKSRPISPAPSKRASPSRIRPSSPLRQACNSNSNRVSVLTFVADIKKGKKVADQIEDAHYLRLLYNRKIQWRYVNACAEAAFKFRKSTAQKSLYNVCRSTSELHDSVAAKRIELDQLRLKLKLYAGLNQQMAYLNEWAKIENEHSLALSGAIEDLKSSTLRLPVTGSATVDVQTVKSSLRSALEVMQTMGSTMQSTLSRLEGHNCLASELATVVAQERALLDECEVLLTSAASLQAKEYSLRTHLVQMKQELTLNLLEP